The Amblyomma americanum isolate KBUSLIRL-KWMA chromosome 3, ASM5285725v1, whole genome shotgun sequence genome window below encodes:
- the krz gene encoding beta-arrestin protein kurtz isoform X3 — protein MSVSMDDTQGSATVSEVAIAEDTIKRQGGTSSFLACRVFKKSSPNAKITMYLGKRDFVDHITSVDPIDGVVLIDPEYVKERKVFGHVLAAFRYGREDLDVLGLTFRKDLYLASEQIYPPPQETTERPLTRLQERLLRKLGPNAYPFYFELPPHCPASVTLQPAPGDTGKPCGVDYELKGYVADSPDDKPHKRSSVRLAIRKIMYAPSRQGEQPSVEVSKEFVMSPNKLHLEASLDKELYHHGEDIAVNVHIANNSNRTVKKVKVSVRQFADICLFSTAQYKCTVAEIDSEEGCPVGPGFTLSKVYYLRPLLANNKDKRGLALDGQLKHEDTNLASSTIITDPAQKENLGIIVQYKVKVKLCLGPLGGDLVAELPFILMHPKPEEPSPIRVVSEAKAPGPAPLDTNLIELDTDAVACLDDDDIIFEDFARLRLRGETDA, from the exons ATGAGCGTGAGCATGGACGATACGCAAGGGTCTGCTACTGTATCAGAAGTAGCTATTGCTGAGGACACAATCAAGAGGCAGGGAGGTACAAG CTCTTTTCTTGCATGCAGGGTGTTCAAGAAGAGCTCGCCAAATGCCAAGATTACAATGTACTTGGGAAAACGAGACTTTGTGGATCATATCACCAGTGTTGATCCTATAG ATGGGGTGGTTCTTATTGACCCGGAATACGTAAAGGAGCGGAAGGTGTTCGGGCACGTTTTGGCGGCTTTCCGTTATGGCCGTGAAGACCTCGATGTGCTGGGGCTGACGTTTCGCAAGGACCTTTACTTGGCATCGGAGCAAATCTACCCACCTCCACAGGAGACCACGGAGCGACCGCTGACACGGCTGCAGGAGCGTCTACTGCGCAAGCTAGGTCCCAATGCCTACCCCTTCTACTTCGAGCTGCCGCCCCACTGTCCTGCTTCAGTAACCCTTCAGCCCGCTCCAGGGGACACAGGCAAGCCCTGCGGAGTGGACTACGAGCTCAAGGGCTATGTTGCAGACAGTCCCGACGACAAGCCGCACAAGCG GAGCTCGGTACGCCTAGCCATCCGCAAGATTATGTATGCACCAAGCCGGCAGGGAGAACAGCCCAGTGTGGAGGTGAGCAAGGAGTTCGTCATGTCGCCCAACAAGCTGCACCTGGAGGCATCCCTTGACAAGGAGCTCTACCACCACGGAGAGGACATTGCTGTCAATGTCCATATTGCAAACAACTCCAACCGCACCGTCAAGAAGGTCAAGGTCTCTG TGCGCCAGTTCGCTGACATCTGCCTGTTTTCAACCGCGCAGTACAAGTGCACAGTGGCTGAGATTGACTCCGA GGAAGGGTGCCCTGTCGGTCCTGGCTTCActctgtctaaagtgtactacctGCGGCCCCTTCTGGCAAACAACAAGGACAAGAGGGGCCTTGCACTCGACGGACAGCTCAAACATGAAGACACCAACCTTGCTTCCTCCACCAT AATCACGGACCCAGCGCAGAAGGAGAACCTTGGCATCATCGTGCAGTACAAGGTCAAGGTGAAACTCTGCTTGGGACCGCTTGGAGG GGACCTTGTGGCAGAGCTGCCTTTCATCCTGATGCATCCAAAGCCTGAAGAGCCAAGCCCGATTCGAGTTGTCAGTGAAGCGAAGGCTCCAGGCCCTGCACCACTGGACACCAACCTGATTGAGCTGGACAC GGATGCTGTGGCCTGCTTAGACGACGATGACATCATCTTCGAGGACTTTGCACGGCTGCGACTCCGCGGTGAGACGGACGCCTGA
- the krz gene encoding beta-arrestin protein kurtz isoform X2: protein MNGGTLRLGQRFLVLASNMSVSMDDTQGSATVSEVAIAEDTIKRQGGTRVFKKSSPNAKITMYLGKRDFVDHITSVDPIDGVVLIDPEYVKERKVFGHVLAAFRYGREDLDVLGLTFRKDLYLASEQIYPPPQETTERPLTRLQERLLRKLGPNAYPFYFELPPHCPASVTLQPAPGDTGKPCGVDYELKGYVADSPDDKPHKRSSVRLAIRKIMYAPSRQGEQPSVEVSKEFVMSPNKLHLEASLDKELYHHGEDIAVNVHIANNSNRTVKKVKVSVRQFADICLFSTAQYKCTVAEIDSEEGCPVGPGFTLSKVYYLRPLLANNKDKRGLALDGQLKHEDTNLASSTIITDPAQKENLGIIVQYKVKVKLCLGPLGGDLVAELPFILMHPKPEEPSPIRVVSEAKAPGPAPLDTNLIELDTDAVACLDDDDIIFEDFARLRLRGETDA from the exons ATGAATGGAGGGACGCTTCGTCTCGGACAAAG GTTTCTCGTGCTGGCCAGCAACATGAGCGTGAGCATGGACGATACGCAAGGGTCTGCTACTGTATCAGAAGTAGCTATTGCTGAGGACACAATCAAGAGGCAGGGAGGTACAAG GGTGTTCAAGAAGAGCTCGCCAAATGCCAAGATTACAATGTACTTGGGAAAACGAGACTTTGTGGATCATATCACCAGTGTTGATCCTATAG ATGGGGTGGTTCTTATTGACCCGGAATACGTAAAGGAGCGGAAGGTGTTCGGGCACGTTTTGGCGGCTTTCCGTTATGGCCGTGAAGACCTCGATGTGCTGGGGCTGACGTTTCGCAAGGACCTTTACTTGGCATCGGAGCAAATCTACCCACCTCCACAGGAGACCACGGAGCGACCGCTGACACGGCTGCAGGAGCGTCTACTGCGCAAGCTAGGTCCCAATGCCTACCCCTTCTACTTCGAGCTGCCGCCCCACTGTCCTGCTTCAGTAACCCTTCAGCCCGCTCCAGGGGACACAGGCAAGCCCTGCGGAGTGGACTACGAGCTCAAGGGCTATGTTGCAGACAGTCCCGACGACAAGCCGCACAAGCG GAGCTCGGTACGCCTAGCCATCCGCAAGATTATGTATGCACCAAGCCGGCAGGGAGAACAGCCCAGTGTGGAGGTGAGCAAGGAGTTCGTCATGTCGCCCAACAAGCTGCACCTGGAGGCATCCCTTGACAAGGAGCTCTACCACCACGGAGAGGACATTGCTGTCAATGTCCATATTGCAAACAACTCCAACCGCACCGTCAAGAAGGTCAAGGTCTCTG TGCGCCAGTTCGCTGACATCTGCCTGTTTTCAACCGCGCAGTACAAGTGCACAGTGGCTGAGATTGACTCCGA GGAAGGGTGCCCTGTCGGTCCTGGCTTCActctgtctaaagtgtactacctGCGGCCCCTTCTGGCAAACAACAAGGACAAGAGGGGCCTTGCACTCGACGGACAGCTCAAACATGAAGACACCAACCTTGCTTCCTCCACCAT AATCACGGACCCAGCGCAGAAGGAGAACCTTGGCATCATCGTGCAGTACAAGGTCAAGGTGAAACTCTGCTTGGGACCGCTTGGAGG GGACCTTGTGGCAGAGCTGCCTTTCATCCTGATGCATCCAAAGCCTGAAGAGCCAAGCCCGATTCGAGTTGTCAGTGAAGCGAAGGCTCCAGGCCCTGCACCACTGGACACCAACCTGATTGAGCTGGACAC GGATGCTGTGGCCTGCTTAGACGACGATGACATCATCTTCGAGGACTTTGCACGGCTGCGACTCCGCGGTGAGACGGACGCCTGA
- the krz gene encoding beta-arrestin protein kurtz isoform X1, which produces MNGGTLRLGQRFLVLASNMSVSMDDTQGSATVSEVAIAEDTIKRQGGTSSFLACRVFKKSSPNAKITMYLGKRDFVDHITSVDPIDGVVLIDPEYVKERKVFGHVLAAFRYGREDLDVLGLTFRKDLYLASEQIYPPPQETTERPLTRLQERLLRKLGPNAYPFYFELPPHCPASVTLQPAPGDTGKPCGVDYELKGYVADSPDDKPHKRSSVRLAIRKIMYAPSRQGEQPSVEVSKEFVMSPNKLHLEASLDKELYHHGEDIAVNVHIANNSNRTVKKVKVSVRQFADICLFSTAQYKCTVAEIDSEEGCPVGPGFTLSKVYYLRPLLANNKDKRGLALDGQLKHEDTNLASSTIITDPAQKENLGIIVQYKVKVKLCLGPLGGDLVAELPFILMHPKPEEPSPIRVVSEAKAPGPAPLDTNLIELDTDAVACLDDDDIIFEDFARLRLRGETDA; this is translated from the exons ATGAATGGAGGGACGCTTCGTCTCGGACAAAG GTTTCTCGTGCTGGCCAGCAACATGAGCGTGAGCATGGACGATACGCAAGGGTCTGCTACTGTATCAGAAGTAGCTATTGCTGAGGACACAATCAAGAGGCAGGGAGGTACAAG CTCTTTTCTTGCATGCAGGGTGTTCAAGAAGAGCTCGCCAAATGCCAAGATTACAATGTACTTGGGAAAACGAGACTTTGTGGATCATATCACCAGTGTTGATCCTATAG ATGGGGTGGTTCTTATTGACCCGGAATACGTAAAGGAGCGGAAGGTGTTCGGGCACGTTTTGGCGGCTTTCCGTTATGGCCGTGAAGACCTCGATGTGCTGGGGCTGACGTTTCGCAAGGACCTTTACTTGGCATCGGAGCAAATCTACCCACCTCCACAGGAGACCACGGAGCGACCGCTGACACGGCTGCAGGAGCGTCTACTGCGCAAGCTAGGTCCCAATGCCTACCCCTTCTACTTCGAGCTGCCGCCCCACTGTCCTGCTTCAGTAACCCTTCAGCCCGCTCCAGGGGACACAGGCAAGCCCTGCGGAGTGGACTACGAGCTCAAGGGCTATGTTGCAGACAGTCCCGACGACAAGCCGCACAAGCG GAGCTCGGTACGCCTAGCCATCCGCAAGATTATGTATGCACCAAGCCGGCAGGGAGAACAGCCCAGTGTGGAGGTGAGCAAGGAGTTCGTCATGTCGCCCAACAAGCTGCACCTGGAGGCATCCCTTGACAAGGAGCTCTACCACCACGGAGAGGACATTGCTGTCAATGTCCATATTGCAAACAACTCCAACCGCACCGTCAAGAAGGTCAAGGTCTCTG TGCGCCAGTTCGCTGACATCTGCCTGTTTTCAACCGCGCAGTACAAGTGCACAGTGGCTGAGATTGACTCCGA GGAAGGGTGCCCTGTCGGTCCTGGCTTCActctgtctaaagtgtactacctGCGGCCCCTTCTGGCAAACAACAAGGACAAGAGGGGCCTTGCACTCGACGGACAGCTCAAACATGAAGACACCAACCTTGCTTCCTCCACCAT AATCACGGACCCAGCGCAGAAGGAGAACCTTGGCATCATCGTGCAGTACAAGGTCAAGGTGAAACTCTGCTTGGGACCGCTTGGAGG GGACCTTGTGGCAGAGCTGCCTTTCATCCTGATGCATCCAAAGCCTGAAGAGCCAAGCCCGATTCGAGTTGTCAGTGAAGCGAAGGCTCCAGGCCCTGCACCACTGGACACCAACCTGATTGAGCTGGACAC GGATGCTGTGGCCTGCTTAGACGACGATGACATCATCTTCGAGGACTTTGCACGGCTGCGACTCCGCGGTGAGACGGACGCCTGA
- the krz gene encoding beta-arrestin protein kurtz isoform X4 produces MSVSMDDTQGSATVSEVAIAEDTIKRQGGTRVFKKSSPNAKITMYLGKRDFVDHITSVDPIDGVVLIDPEYVKERKVFGHVLAAFRYGREDLDVLGLTFRKDLYLASEQIYPPPQETTERPLTRLQERLLRKLGPNAYPFYFELPPHCPASVTLQPAPGDTGKPCGVDYELKGYVADSPDDKPHKRSSVRLAIRKIMYAPSRQGEQPSVEVSKEFVMSPNKLHLEASLDKELYHHGEDIAVNVHIANNSNRTVKKVKVSVRQFADICLFSTAQYKCTVAEIDSEEGCPVGPGFTLSKVYYLRPLLANNKDKRGLALDGQLKHEDTNLASSTIITDPAQKENLGIIVQYKVKVKLCLGPLGGDLVAELPFILMHPKPEEPSPIRVVSEAKAPGPAPLDTNLIELDTDAVACLDDDDIIFEDFARLRLRGETDA; encoded by the exons ATGAGCGTGAGCATGGACGATACGCAAGGGTCTGCTACTGTATCAGAAGTAGCTATTGCTGAGGACACAATCAAGAGGCAGGGAGGTACAAG GGTGTTCAAGAAGAGCTCGCCAAATGCCAAGATTACAATGTACTTGGGAAAACGAGACTTTGTGGATCATATCACCAGTGTTGATCCTATAG ATGGGGTGGTTCTTATTGACCCGGAATACGTAAAGGAGCGGAAGGTGTTCGGGCACGTTTTGGCGGCTTTCCGTTATGGCCGTGAAGACCTCGATGTGCTGGGGCTGACGTTTCGCAAGGACCTTTACTTGGCATCGGAGCAAATCTACCCACCTCCACAGGAGACCACGGAGCGACCGCTGACACGGCTGCAGGAGCGTCTACTGCGCAAGCTAGGTCCCAATGCCTACCCCTTCTACTTCGAGCTGCCGCCCCACTGTCCTGCTTCAGTAACCCTTCAGCCCGCTCCAGGGGACACAGGCAAGCCCTGCGGAGTGGACTACGAGCTCAAGGGCTATGTTGCAGACAGTCCCGACGACAAGCCGCACAAGCG GAGCTCGGTACGCCTAGCCATCCGCAAGATTATGTATGCACCAAGCCGGCAGGGAGAACAGCCCAGTGTGGAGGTGAGCAAGGAGTTCGTCATGTCGCCCAACAAGCTGCACCTGGAGGCATCCCTTGACAAGGAGCTCTACCACCACGGAGAGGACATTGCTGTCAATGTCCATATTGCAAACAACTCCAACCGCACCGTCAAGAAGGTCAAGGTCTCTG TGCGCCAGTTCGCTGACATCTGCCTGTTTTCAACCGCGCAGTACAAGTGCACAGTGGCTGAGATTGACTCCGA GGAAGGGTGCCCTGTCGGTCCTGGCTTCActctgtctaaagtgtactacctGCGGCCCCTTCTGGCAAACAACAAGGACAAGAGGGGCCTTGCACTCGACGGACAGCTCAAACATGAAGACACCAACCTTGCTTCCTCCACCAT AATCACGGACCCAGCGCAGAAGGAGAACCTTGGCATCATCGTGCAGTACAAGGTCAAGGTGAAACTCTGCTTGGGACCGCTTGGAGG GGACCTTGTGGCAGAGCTGCCTTTCATCCTGATGCATCCAAAGCCTGAAGAGCCAAGCCCGATTCGAGTTGTCAGTGAAGCGAAGGCTCCAGGCCCTGCACCACTGGACACCAACCTGATTGAGCTGGACAC GGATGCTGTGGCCTGCTTAGACGACGATGACATCATCTTCGAGGACTTTGCACGGCTGCGACTCCGCGGTGAGACGGACGCCTGA